The Lacerta agilis isolate rLacAgi1 chromosome 14, rLacAgi1.pri, whole genome shotgun sequence sequence catttggcgctgtgagcaggatctggagacaatgccctggtggaagaagaaaagccctaggcaggaggatggccagagccacatccctggttggcccagcactagtgcttgggcaccagtggctcaaattttgaaccagttgaccccaccagtgtcatgggatgctgagatggctgggtttggaggtgctacccctatggctgtgtctaagtgtttgcagctaatggggatagagaaaggtgcggggcagaagacagtgggggggcttggatgggtcctactcactgcgctccggagtgtttgggagcaattagaagcctctcagaggaaggtacagcagcaattagaggacatcgctgctttaaaggaccagcaggcaattcttaaggaggtgctagaaagcgctcgggggagggaagaactggctaaggagcgggctgccactatggctattcgcttcgctaaaatgaaatacccaaagcgggtaagaaagaagtgtatccctaaccctcggaaggttagagccctcattgcttcccgggaatgggaccccaagacatggagtggggacatttgggattctagtgatgaggagtcagaatggacagagggagaagatgaggggaatgaagaggaatgggttgctgaggcacgtcctctagtgaccaacaagagtaaggggccgccaggtaacccacaagcggcccaggccacccggatagtacgggattacactcagcaggagttggcggaaatggcgaagacaaacaggcaaaaacctggggaggggttgagccaatggctggttaggttgtgggaccagggaactaccagtctttacttgacgggggaggagttggtaaaattgggaaccctatctcgtgatacattggttaatcagtttttgcgcatgcctaatttgggtgcaacaggttccctatttcagtggtgtgtagaggctgtatacgccagataccccgccccaatggattgggaagaacagccaggcccctggcaaaccattgaggaagccatagaacagctgcgtggcatggctttgcaggctgggatctatcagcaagggttccagggaccagagagtcagcgtctcactgccggtatgagggcgcggctgttaaagggcgcaccctcacatatgcgtggcccattgttagcgctgctgggccccgcccaagggagacctgttggtgaagttgttctcttgataggacaattaggggaggcagagagagaaaatgtcgctaaaccccgcgcccgaatagcacaggagaagggaaaatcagggactgataagaagtccttcaccaggacagataaaacatcctccacccctaaggtgacgaggaagcagatgtttttggaattattggaagcaggggttcgcaaggaagatatagatggcattcccactgcagaaatgtacaacttgtggaagcaaaaatgtgcagggaaaattaaaaaggaggggactaGCCCCtgggtcaggggcacggttacgccgactgccccacccccagagtcactgtacccctctttgtcagaacataggtgggaaataccccaacctactgaataggggtgtggcagggctccagcggtgaggccaataaagacggctatccctggggacccgcgcccacacattcccttaaccattcattggtccaaagcaaatgtgcagcgagtgttagctctcatggatactggagctgaggtcactctgataCATGGTAATCCggcaaaacataagggagagattgtatatattaacgcgtatggggatggggaagaactcaccacccgagtaagactgcgtgtggcCTTGGGGGATTCActccccttttgggcaagagtctacatatcccatgtaccagagtacatcattgggatagacctgttgcaaggtcgggagttttataccccgctaggaagatacgtttttggggtcagggcgatcacagtaggtagggccaagtggaccccactcaagataccaccacctgccaagcctgtaaatgttaaacaatatcggcttccagggggccatgaagaaatatctcgtacaatccaagggctccttgaggtggggatattaaggccggctgtgtctccctttaacgcccccgtgtggccagtgaaaaagcctgacggtacatggaggatgacggtagattatcgtcagctgaacaaacatgccccgcccctggccatagctgtacctgatatggtaactttgttagaacatattgagaagaacgccggggtgtggcatgcggtaattgacttagcaaatgccttcttctctatcccaattgatgcagaatcgcaagatcagtttgcttttacatgggagggaagacagtatactttccaagtcttaccgcaagggtatctgcatagtcccaccttatgtcatgggctagtggctagggacctgcagcagattacattgagcctagccctgtttttagcccactacattgatgatgtctttatgtcgggacccacggaagaagatgtgcagcaagggttaataacagtgattgaccatatgcggtcccgagggtgggagatcaaccccaagaaaattcagggccctgctcagcaggtacaattcctaggggtggtgtgggctggaccagtgaggcatatccctgaaaaagttctgaatgtaatcgctaccctccaggctcctacgtccaaaaccgaagcccagcggctggtaggactgatggggtactggagacagcatataccacatctagcccagatactaagacccgtgtataacgtgacacgaaagaaggctcagtttgaatggggggagctgcaggagaaagctctgtctgatgccaaagcggccgtggcagctgctatgcctttaggtccttaccttaaagggcaaccatttgagttacaagtctctgcaaataaggaagttgcagtctggagcttgtggcagaaaagcctgcaggggaagcgcgtccccctaggattttggtctcgtaaattgcccaccgttcagtacaccccttttgaaaagcagcttttagcatgctattgggccttggttgaaactgctaggctaactggatccgaccctgttgtattacgaccagccattcctatcatggcttgggtgaatgataattctaccagtcccagggtagggagagctcaacaatcttcccttataaagtggaagtggtatattgcagaaagagctagacctggttctcatggggtgagcgcactgcaggagcaagtgttggctgtgactcctacaggggaagaaatccaagaaattcctagcttagaacttaaagattccccagcacaggaagctcccccgtatgagcaggttactcatgacgaagtctggttcaccgatggctccgcccgttaccagggaaatgagcgagtctggcgtgccgccgctttaaatcctcgaaaacaaattactctgaccagaggaggaaaagggaagtccagccaatatgctgagttaatggctgtattaatggtcatggaacatgcaattgagcaaggaggggatgttgtatatatctatactgattcttgggctgtgtttaaagggctgactgtatggtttccaaagtggaaacaggatggcttttgcatccacaaccgaccattgtgggggcaggacctctggataaaactggatcaaatgctctcaaaagtacaaatgcacattggacatgtagatggacatacaacagggacacctgttgccctgtacaatcaggctgctgatcggttagcaagagtacggacagctactccagaagacgaagaagaagagttattggtattagcacgctgggcgcatgtcaaggcagggcatctgggggccaaagccaccaaagaatgggccatcaagagaggcattccatgttcagtgagtgccgctgccacagtggttgctaattgtcaagtgtgctcccaggtgagacagatgcctctgtctaagacacccatgggaaaattacatcggggaagtggtcctgggcaaatatggcagattgattatataggacccttacccaaatgtggacgttggcagtatgcattaaccatggtagacaccttttcagggtatcttttgacttacccctgcgcacgagcgaaccagcagaacaccataaaggggttggagatgttaatacggaggtatggagcgccccttcaggtacagagtgacaatgggagtcattttgcagggggggaggtaaaagattgggcaaatgaatggaatatccagtggatatatcatattcctcaccacccacaggcttctgggttggtagaacggctaaatgggttactaaagcaaaagcttaaacagttgacccccacccataccctgaaggggtggggtaaagttctagatcaggcagaatttgaactaaatagccgtccaatatgcgctggccaaacaccattgcaacgaatgataggtttgccagcgccagcaccagtggagtacctaaaggtttggaaactccaaccttatggccagccacccctccgagcgacgcccgatagtgctggggctgacctcataacccctaaggatgtggtggtaccagccggagggcaggtactagtacccttggggattggggtcaccgttccccatggaacctatgggcgcatcgcacctcgatccagcctagctttaaaaggcttgcaggttttaggaggggtggtggacgccgactaccaaggagaaataaaggtgctcctccataatgttagcactcaagatgcatctctgctaacaggacaacgaatagcgcaactcatttgcgagcgtatcagtgtacccgatattcaggaagcaccaggtccacctccatctactgtcaggaggagaggagagtttggatctacagataccactctcacctctggacagaaggtatgggtggtatacaccgatcagccaaacagacctggagagattgttagtaagggacctggggccacctactgggtgcttttggcaaatgctactgcacccatatgtttagatgcagccaagctgaagcggcgagaataatgactctcctatttctttgtaatacgccataataattttcttattatatgcttctaggacaccatgaattggtggtggtgggtaatagtctgcctctgtgcgcacatctatgatcaatcgaatcctcctgagttgaacacgactacgctgctgctgtgtgaacaaccagctctgtctcaaaggcgatggctccccggcatccatggcagatgtatgaatgtgactggacaggggacatggatgatgtctggcaaacgactgtacttctccatcccatggacgtatgataattttacgctgtcatggtccatcacatggaatgtcactttccaatattttaatggccaacgatggataacgcaggggagttggcaggaTATCACTAGGGGGATAAAGATTCCagaggacagattgaggggggatcatatagatagtcatgagtatagttttttctttgtaaatttgattagaggaatgatgttaaaaattaaacatgagggagcagagttagtgcgagtgatgcgagatgttggggatctcactgtgcatcattggtgggacatattctccggatggagtcccaccatgaccaatattttgaacctggccttgcatccggttatcattgttttggtgattatatgtatttccatgatcttcacttgttttttgtttgttaaaattaagcaactgtatgcaaaggtgcaacctatgtggactatactcaatcaaatgacaccgaggatgaaaaggaaataggatatgtcaaggggtggagtgtagtggaaactcgcggaagatctttgtaatcacgaggagtcaggttgcatatcctattcccttttcctcctctaattagcagagtaaagttgcttgtgaggaagatgcaattagttgagaacaccttcagctgccaatgaccttagccaagccacactcaggtgcctgattccctgaccattcgggaatggtacctgatagccaggtgaaaacaatcaaacttaagtcagctatataaacgaaggaatggaagggactgattgggcttcgccacagaccaggtaccgggtgctgtgggtttcctggtgtgagggatctctcccgctgctctcttggggccccgggtggcagaagaggagatttgtgcttgggcttttggtcaggtacgctacgtttgtctgattgtatctagaaaattaaagcatatttttgttcttcttccatctgtgtgtttcattggatccagattccaaaaaaagaaccctgccccttggcagaacagttCCCAAAAacggggtgtcttatacatgggggcatcttatacacagaaaagtacggtatatgaAAAACCAAGTTTTCCAGGAAgcttacagtaataataatagtaataaaaaccTAGAAGAACAGAAATatataatacaacataaaatggattccagaagcaaattaaaaaaaaaaaaaaaaaaaactatatcaaccttggggggggggacatacatGGAATTGTAGtggtatcatcatcattttaaacatctatttatttaattttccagATTGATATTTATATTCACATAATAACataatatataaaaacaagattccaaagaatcccttggacttccctcctcccctttgtgagtgcaattgttaatcatttccttcttcatcttttatATTAATCCAAATTTGTGTATCTCCATTATGTCCATAGTTcattgttacattacaagtgttattccaattccactaatgattttaactgtttacaatggtttttaagataaattataaattttcccctttccttattaaagccttggtcaccctgatttctgattcttccggtcattgttgccattttggcatagtccataatctgccattcttctctgataGGGACTCTGTCTTCTTTCCAgctctgggctaataacatctGCACAGCCGTCAGCGCGtacataaataatattttctgctcccttggaatttCTGCAGATAACACATACTGTATTTGATCCTGTTTTATACATTATCGCTAATTTACTCGGAGTTAGTTACCatcaatacatcattttcatataattttctttcaaacatacaacatgctgtaaattttaaaatcacatttccataacttctcccatgCTGCAAATTGTATATCATACTCAAAATCTTtcacccagtgtatcattacagatgtaacctgttcatcttttgtaaaCCATTCTAGTGAATgtggttttattaataataattacatcaTTTTGTTTGGCTCAGAGGAGAGCCATTGAAATTCTCCAAATATTTGGCACCATCAATTTTGCCTACAATATTGATGTATGTAGACAATATTGTACAGTATTGTACAGTAGCCATGcatgatttcaggcagggaatcatTCCATGCCCTACCTAGAGGTGATGgcgactgaaccagggaccttcagTTTTGAAAGCAGAAGCTCTCCCACCGTGCCACAACCCTTCCCTTAAAGTTCAGGCTGTGCGTGCCATTGCTTATGTAGCAATTTTTTTGTATGTCATTACAAACACACAATTCCCTGGAAAGATGCTAGGTGTGGGAAATTGTGGTGGATGCAAAGTGGTGTGGAAATACTTGTTATCCCTAGCAGTGGTAGAAAACAAGTAACCTCAGGAAAACAAGAAGGAAGCTATTTCTTAGTGCCACTTGGAAAGGTGATGGCCCCCAAACCATGAGAAACCATTAAAGAATTGCTTTCCTATCCCTTAGAAAATTCTGGGATGTGGCAGCcccaatttctccccccccccaaaaaaaaaatagggtgCAGAAAATCAAGAGGTTGCTGGAGAAATCAATAAGGCCTAGACTTCTGGATAATGGACAAATCAACTTTGCTCCGCACAACAGTTAGCATTTGTATGAAACAAAGGATGGGGATAACCATAAACTGTCACATAACAGTAAGAAAGCTGCTGAGCAAACTTATTTTAGTAACTTCTTGCAATTTTTGTCATTTTCCAGTATATTTGAGAAAGTGACTCGTGTGCTTGTCGTCTGTcaacttctttaaaaatattttgcactTACAATGTTCAGAGCGCCTATGGCACAGGTATGCAAGGTTTCTCTCCTGATACACATTTCAGAAAATAAAGAGATGCCCTGGCATATGTTTCAAATGATTCTCTCATGGTCTGATTTCCACAACGTGGTCATTTGTACACAGCTTCACCTTGAATGATGAAGAAACCATACACAATATGAATGGGAGTCAGTTGCAAAGTCTGTCAGGGAGTcaatttcttctgcttctttcccttgAGCTTTTCTAATGCAACTTTGAAATCTTTGTTCCTCAGGGTATAAATGAAAGGGTTCAAGATGGGAGTGATGACAGTATAGAGAACGGAGATGGCTTTGTCCACGGGGAAGCTGTGGAAGGGATGGATGTAAATGTAGATGCAAGGACCAAAAATCAGGGTCACTACAGTGACATGGGAAGCACAGGTGGAGATAGCTTTGCTCCGGTTGGGTGCAGACCCTGCTCTGAGCTTGGCCAGAAGGATGGAGTATGACACAAGCAACACCACAAAGCACATTAAAGTCACGAGGCCACTGTTGGACACCATGAGTAGCTCCACCACAAAGGTATTAGTACAAGCCAGTTTGACCACCTGTGGCACATCACAGTAGAAGTTGTCCAGCTTGTTGGGGCCACAAAAGGGCAACTGGGTAATAATGGCCACTTGGATGATGGAGTGGACAAAGCCACCAGTCCAGGAGGCACACACCAGCCCACCACACACTGCCGCATTCATGATAACCATGTAGCGCAATGGGCAGAAGATGGCAATGTAACGGTCATAGGCCATGATGACAAGAAGGAAGATCTTGATGCCGCCAACGAAGTGGAAGAAGAAGATCTGGCAAATGCAGCCCACATAAGAGATGGTGTTGGTCTTTGCTAGGAAACCAGCCAACATTTTAGGAGCAGTTATGCTAGAGTAGCAGAAATCAAGGAACGAGAGGTTTCCTAAGAGGAAGTACATAGGGGTATGGAGGATAGGTGCGTAAGCCACTAGGCTAACAATTAAGAGGTTGCCCAGAATGGTTGTGCCATATACAgccaagaagaaagcaaacaaaaggaCCTTCATTTCTGGCTTGCTGGTCAGCCCAAGAAATACAAACTGTCTCACAGTGGTGTTGTTCTCTTCTTCCATCATGTGTGTTGAGGCCCCACTGATGGGACTCTGAAAGAATACAGGATAGTTATCAATAAAAGCTATGGAAgaaaaaattaaacaaagaaaaattgTTCCATTGATGTTTTAGACGTTTTATCACATTTTGATAGGACCATGAGAAACTGCATTATATCAGTCCAGACCATTGGaccattcagctcagtattgtccacatggGATGGCAGTGGCTGGCCAGGGTTTCAGTTTGGGGCAtgctcagtcctacctggagatggtgggaattgaacctggaacttcctGAGTGCAGATACTCTACCATTAGTTATAACTTGATAGAAAttgttggatgtgtgtgtgtgtcaggaaacAAGCATCACTTTGTGGGCTGTATGCAGCTGGTTGTATTTCCGAATACTCGTTTTGCTCTCCTTAAAAcacaggaactgcaacaaaactGCAGTGGGCTGAGCTGCTATTTAGATTGTCAGTGTTTCTACTTCATTCCAACCCTTTCCCCAATTCATGTGGGCATTCCATGACAATGAGGCATGGTCAGTTCTCACTGGGAAGCTTTGGAGTCTGCTTCCCTTAGAATACTTTCCTTCAAAAATGTCCCGAACACTTCGAAGTTACACTGTGCCTGCTGGTACCTCCCTCTCATGAGTGGTGCTATTTTGGATACCATAAGCAACGACACTCACATCCTGAACATTAAGGGGAGGGTCAgggctctgtggtagagcatctgttttgcgcATTGAGCCACATGGATCAATTgtgtgattcagtataaggcagtttgctATGTTCATATTGGAGACAGATGGAAAGATAAATTTGCCCTGTGCCACATCATAGCCCACTCACAGTTTGAAGGGTGGATCtaaggttgctgttgtttttcttttaaaacaaagaaaagagggAGTGAACTTCTGCCTCTGCATCATGACTACATTGATTATAAATAGCAATTTGATTGACAGCTAAGGTACATAGTAAGCATTTGTAATGCCCCTAGTTACTTGTTTTCTGAATGTGAtgttattgttgattttatgctttatgctgtgatttttttcttcattttggaaGTATAGAataattgcaaataaataaataaataaatacaccaaCTATTTGACTTCGTTAGGTTTCACCTTGCTatgctgtttttaacctgaaTGTCCATTGAACAAAGTCTATTCTTTTTACATCAGAGATGGGCTAACACCTGTCTTATATGAcacaactccacacacacacacacacaactcccacCTACAAAACAAGAGTGCTTCTCTTAACTTGCTGCTTCAGGTCAAGGTCTAGCAAGGCAATAATTCTATCCAACAGCCTCAGCAACTAGCACAGCCATTACAAATGCTGTAGTAAGCCACGAGAATGTCTTAATTGACTTTGGTTTACAGGCATTTACCTCCATTGTCCTAGTGGTCTTCAGTCTAACTTGCAGCTTCATTTAGGAGTGTGGAGCTGTAATGTTTCCTGGTCCCACCACACAGAGACTCCACCAAGATGATGCTCCATGGAATATGTTTGTGGCTGCTGATATATCACTTCTGAAGGCAAAGGAAACAAGTATAATCACAATGAATGGATGGTTCATTAGAAGTCAGTGACGCCATATCCCAGAGCTTTGTTCAAAGGGAATTATTAATTTGTGACTGTGTGGTGCTCATTTGCAGACAGGAAGTGAAAGAAACTTCATGTCCTCAAGAGGGTAAGGGGATAGGGAGGGTGCATTATTCTGTGTGTCAGAAAGCTCAGTTTCTGCATATGTACAAGACTTTTTGTATCATCCTAAACCACCGTAGTTGTCAATGGAGACGAAACATCCTAAAGTCAAAtaacatagtcgaaacaaaatggaaaattctttccagtagcaccttagagaccaactgagtttgttcttggtatgagctttcatgtgcatgcacactttttcaaatCAGGTATCTGAACAAGTGtacatgtacacgaaagctcataccaagaactaacttagttggtctctaaggtgctactggaaagaattttctattttgtttcgactatggcagaccaacacggctacccacctgtaactggaactatggaaggcaccacactgagccacatgaaatggaagtcaAATAACATATTTTGCTAAAAGGAAAACATGGAATACATCTGGTTCTTTTTAAAGAGTTAAGGGACTTCTTTTATTGGGACCACAGTGTGCAGGTAGGGAAGGTTTAACACTCCTCTCGCCACCCTCTGCAATGAAGCAGTTGCCCTTAATGAACAAGCTCTCATTGTTCCCCCAGCGCCAGGTTATATGTCCTTCTTTGGGAAGGGCATTCCAAAAACTGCACCACCACAAAGGAGGCCCTTTCCCTGGTTTACCAACTGCATGAGGTCCAAAGAAATATATATAGGAGGGGGTGTTCCTTCAGGTCTCCTGGTGCCAAGCCAGTTAGGTCTTTTAATATTAAGTACTGGACTTTGAATTGGAGCCCAGCATCTTTTATTTTCAGGCATGCAACAGAAAGAATGACCATCATACTGCTTTTTGGACTTCCAGGACCACGTGAGTGGATGTGATTAAGAATGTAAGAGCAATTCTACTGGATtgaaccaaaggtccatctagtccagggacTACCaaggaagtccacaaacaggacacAAAGCCAATAACCTTCAATAACCCTCCTCCTGCTGTTGCCCCACAGCCACTGGCCTTTCTGACAGTGGGGGCAAACCTGTGATACACCAACTCACATCGTTGAATAGTTAACATTAACACTGTTGATATTTCACAAATCTAATGATTCATTTGACTCTAGCCTTACAGCGGGGATGgaaaacttgtggccctccatgtGGACCCCAACTACCATCATCCTCAGCTAGTatagacaatggtcagggatgatgggagctggagtccaacaaaatctggaggcccacaggttcctctACCAAAGGGGATCAACAATGTGAGCAATGTAGCATATGCTTCCAGAAATGATCACCCCCTCTCTGGTTCCATTCAAAGACATTAAGGTACAATTGAGTGAAATTGAGCACAAGTGACCCTCCTGTCACTTCTGAGAGAAGAGATGCAGCATGCTTAGACAAACATGTTTTCTT is a genomic window containing:
- the LOC117057450 gene encoding olfactory receptor 4D5-like, with protein sequence MMEEENNTTVRQFVFLGLTSKPEMKVLLFAFFLAVYGTTILGNLLIVSLVAYAPILHTPMYFLLGNLSFLDFCYSSITAPKMLAGFLAKTNTISYVGCICQIFFFHFVGGIKIFLLVIMAYDRYIAIFCPLRYMVIMNAAVCGGLVCASWTGGFVHSIIQVAIITQLPFCGPNKLDNFYCDVPQVVKLACTNTFVVELLMVSNSGLVTLMCFVVLLVSYSILLAKLRAGSAPNRSKAISTCASHVTVVTLIFGPCIYIYIHPFHSFPVDKAISVLYTVITPILNPFIYTLRNKDFKVALEKLKGKKQKKLTP